A section of the Mangifera indica cultivar Alphonso chromosome 12, CATAS_Mindica_2.1, whole genome shotgun sequence genome encodes:
- the LOC123192043 gene encoding glucan endo-1,3-beta-glucosidase 7-like, protein MLSFVFTFALVFHLSLFHGSSSLPTIGITYTPPPTTTAATTALPTPPPPERIASIVTSLNFASVRLPGSDPSIIRAFSYTNTSLLLSIPNILVPPLAANRSLALRWLYSHVLPFYPRSKISLISVGNDVFDTTPDFSPFLLPAIRNVHLALRDLGIKKVSVSTTFSFFNIITTSFPPSSAQFQEPAGSLILKPLIQFLGDTNSSFLVNLYPYNMYRLNNEIPIGFALFQDFPFNFRDDLVTGVRYKNLFDMMADSVVSAMAVAGHENIPIIVAETGWPSSGTDSGEVDATRGYAEMYLKGLVAHLRSGLGTPLRKEGVAEVYIYELVDEEMRGIRSWGILHQNLTKKYKVEFSKGFKIGGFGGLVMSMVFHFSILLCF, encoded by the coding sequence ATGCTTTCTTTTGTCTTCACTTTCGCTCTCGTTTTCCACCTGTCTCTTTTCCATGGAAGCTCTTCGCTTCCTACCATCGGCATCACCTACACACCTCCCCCTACCACGACTGCCGCCACCACGGCGCTACCAACCCCACCGCCTCCTGAACGTATTGCTTCCATTGTAACCTCTCTAAACTTCGCTTCTGTTCGCCTCCCTGGCTCTGATCCTTCAATAATACGAGCCTTTTCTTACACAAACACCTCCCTTCTCCTCTCCATCCCCAACATTCTGGTCCCGCCCTTAGCTGCCAACCGGTCTTTAGCTCTCCGGTGGCTCTACAGTCACGTGCTGCCATTTTACCCGCGATCAAAAATCTCTTTAATCTCAGTTGGGAACGACGTCTTTGATACGACGCCGGATTTCTCACCTTTTCTTCTCCCCGCCATCAGAAATGTCCATTTAGCCCTCCGTGATCTCGGCATCAAAAAGGTTTCGGTTTCTAcaaccttttctttctttaacatAATTACGACGTCGTTTCCGCCATCTTCGGCACAGTTTCAAGAACCGGCGGGGAGTCTTATTCTGAAGCCGTTGATCCAGTTCTTGGGCGATACAAACTCGTCCTTTTTGGTGAATCTTTATCCGTACAACATGTACAGGCTCAACAATGAGATACCCATAGGGTTTGCTCTGTTTCAAGATTTCCCTTTTAATTTCAGGGATGATTTGGTAACGGGCGTGAGGTATAAGAATCTTTTTGACATGATGGCGGACTCGGTGGTTAGCGCCATGGCAGTGGCCGGCCACGAGAACATCCCGATCATTGTGGCGGAGACTGGGTGGCCGAGCTCAGGTACGGATAGTGGTGAGGTGGATGCCACTCGGGGTTATGCTGAGATGTACTTGAAGGGCTTGGTGGCACACTTGAGATCAGGGTTGGGAACACCGTTGAGAAAAGAAGGGGTTGCTGAAGTCTACATTTACGAATTGGTTGACGAAGAAATGAGGGGTATCAGAAGTTGGGGGATTTTGCATCAGAATTTGACTAAGAAGTACAAGGTTGAGTTCTCCAAAGGGTTCAAGATTGGTGGATTTGGAGGTTTGGTGATGTCTATGGTGTTTCATTTCTCAATTTTGCTCTGTTTTTAG
- the LOC123192539 gene encoding L10-interacting MYB domain-containing protein, with translation MFGSSTPKTKANWIPAFHEIFIDLCLEQTLKGNKPGTHFTKEGWRNIVESFYKKTGLSYDKKQMKNHWDSTKEQWKVWCKLIDASFMKWNPERNTFGASGEDWTYYIQANPEAVQFRFKGLQHADKLKIIFDGTIHTGDTEFMTQHKRQNNVSTTSFLHKKEPYKGMPYGLDECPIEAVTGYLRPTERLASEQSTSVSKPKATWIPAYHEIFVDLCVEETLKGNRPGTHFTKEGWRNIVESFQDKTGLRYDRIQLKNHWDSTKEQWKIWCKLVDTHHMKWDPNTKSFGASEEDWENYIQVNPEAAQFQYKELQNTDKLEIIFDGTMNTGETNPPIQRRRLNNNSASSLLHKDEPGTGKRDGRRQHSGSPTTSLSDANEGDTSKLDRKTGHLYDMESRSVTIQRSLITIQPAQGKHDYSIGQCIECLDSMGEVEQGSDLYLFALDLFLKKEYREIFLELKEPSVRIAWLQRLQSFSPPLY, from the exons ATGTTTGGCTCATCAACTCCAAAGACAAAAGCCAATTGGATACCTGCATTCcatgaaatttttattgatcTATGTCTAGAACAGACATTAAAGGGGAACAAACCTGGTACGCATTTTACTAAGGAGGGTTGGAGGAATATTGTTGAATCATTTTACAAAAAGACTGGTTTGAGTTATGataaaaaacaaatgaagaatcACTGGGATAGCACTAAGGAGCAATGGAAAGTCTGGTGTAAGCTAATTGATGCTAGTTTTATGAAATGGAATCCTGAGAGAAATACATTCGGTGCAAGTGGTGAAGACTGGACCTACTATATACAG GCAAACCCAGAAGCTGTACAGTTTCGGTTTAAGGGACTTCAGCATGCTgacaaattgaaaataatttttgatggTACAATTCATACTGGTGATACAGAATTCATGACTCAGCATAAGAGGCAGAACAATGTTTCAACCACTTCCTTTTTGCATAAAAAAGAACCATATAAAGGGATGCCATATGGGCTGGATGAGTGTCCTATTGAAGCTGTTACAGGTTACTTGAGACCTACAGAGCGACTTGCAAGTGAACAAAGCACATCAGTTTCAAAGCCAAAAGCCACTTGGATACCTGCCTACCATGAAATCTTTGTTGATCTATGTGTTGAGGAGACATTAAAGGGAAATCGACCTGGTACACATTTTACCAAGGAGGGGTGGAGGAATATTGTTGAATCATTCCAAGACAAGACTGGTTTGAGGTATGATAGAATACAACTGAAGAATCATTGGGATTCCACAAAGGAACAATGGAAGATTTGGTGTAAGCTGGTTGACACTCATCATATGAAATGGGATCCAAATACCAAAAGCTTTGGTGCCAGTGAAGAAGATTGGGAGAACTATATACAG GTAAACCCAGAAGCCGCACAATTTCAGTATAAGGAGCTCCAGAACACTGACAAACTGGAAATTATCTTTGATGGAACAATGAATACTGGAGAAACAAATCCTCCAATTCAGCGGAGGAGGCTCAACAACAATTCTGCTTCTTCTCTTCTGCATAAAGATGAGCCAGGCACAGGAAAGCGGGATGGGAGGAGGCAACATAGTGGAAGTCCTACTACGTCACTTTCAGATGCAAATGAAGGAGACACAAGCAAACTAGACAGGAAAACTGGGCATCTTTATGACATGGAATCAAGGAGTGTGACAATTCAAAGGAGTCTAATTACCATTCAGCCTGCGCAAGGCAAACACGATTATAGTATTGGCCAATGCATTGAGTGTCTAGACTCAATGGGTGAAGTTGAACAAGGTAGTGATCTTTACTTATTTGCTTTAGATTTATTCCTAAAAAAGGAATATAGAGAAATTTTTCTTGAACTGAAGGAGCCTAGTGTGAGGATTGCTTGGTTGCAGCGGCTGCAATCATTTAGTCCTCCTTTGTATTAA